From Rickettsiales bacterium, a single genomic window includes:
- a CDS encoding lysophospholipid acyltransferase family protein: protein MFLLFFYIWTAVVLVLFSPSYINFKLCMKASQAWAAGVVWGLKHIAGVESKLIGIENLEKLTGNKYSFEGGRLKNLSTINHQPSTNKGFIVACKHQSAWETIVPFLYVPNTSYVYKKEIGYIPFFGWYNVFLNNISVDRKAGAKALKIVTSQAIARVSEGRGITLFPEGTRVPVDKKVKYKPAIYSIYKEGVDVIPAAVNSGYFWPKGKFLNKKGTIYFEYLEPMPKGLSKEDFMAELENRIETASQKLANISNG, encoded by the coding sequence ATGTTCCTGCTATTTTTTTACATATGGACTGCTGTAGTTTTGGTTTTGTTTTCACCAAGTTATATCAACTTCAAACTTTGCATGAAGGCCTCTCAGGCTTGGGCAGCGGGTGTGGTTTGGGGTCTTAAACATATTGCAGGGGTTGAAAGCAAGCTTATCGGCATTGAAAATCTTGAAAAACTAACTGGCAATAAATATTCCTTTGAGGGTGGTCGGTTAAAAAATCTATCAACCATCAACCATCAACCATCAACCAATAAAGGCTTCATCGTTGCCTGCAAGCATCAATCCGCGTGGGAAACTATTGTTCCTTTTCTCTATGTTCCAAACACATCTTATGTGTATAAAAAGGAAATCGGCTATATTCCATTTTTTGGCTGGTATAATGTTTTTTTGAATAATATTTCTGTTGATAGAAAAGCTGGTGCGAAAGCACTTAAAATCGTTACATCGCAAGCAATAGCAAGGGTTTCTGAAGGGCGAGGTATTACACTTTTCCCAGAAGGGACGAGAGTTCCAGTGGATAAAAAAGTGAAATATAAACCAGCAATTTACTCAATTTATAAAGAAGGGGTTGATGTAATTCCAGCCGCGGTGAATTCAGGATATTTCTGGCCAAAAGGAAAATTTTTGAATAAAAAAGGCACGATTTATTTTGAGTATCTTGAGCCTATGCCAAAAGGCTTATCTAAAGAAGATTTTATGGCAGAACTTGAAAATAGAATTGAAACCGCTTCACAAAAATTAGCAAATATATCAAATGGATAG
- a CDS encoding succinate dehydrogenase assembly factor 2, translated as MDRETKIKKLLYQSWYRGCKETDKILGVFARENLHNLSDAEIEEFEAILKENDVDIYNWLTGKQPVPLEIKNNSIFSKLLSN; from the coding sequence ATGGATAGAGAAACTAAAATCAAAAAATTATTATATCAAAGCTGGTATAGGGGTTGCAAAGAAACTGATAAAATTCTAGGGGTTTTTGCACGAGAAAATCTGCATAATTTATCAGATGCTGAAATTGAAGAATTTGAGGCAATCCTTAAAGAAAATGATGTAGATATTTATAATTGGTTGACAGGCAAACAGCCTGTTCCATTAGAGATTAAAAATAATTCTATTTTTTCAAAATTGCTAAGCAATTAA
- the alaS gene encoding alanine--tRNA ligase — translation MATKTLSSIRSSFLDYFKSKGHLVLPSSPLIPHNDPSLMFTNAGMVQFKNVFAGREEIKDKQGKAHLRATTSQKCVRAGGKHNDLENVGYTARHHTFFEMLGNFSFGDYFKDDAISFAWEFLTKTISLPKEKLCVTIYHNDDEAFNIWKKIGVAEDKIIRISSDDNFWAMGDTGPCGPCSEIFFDHGDKVAGDPPGSANADGDRFVEIWNLVFMQYEKLENGDMINLPKPCIDTGMGLERLTTVLQNVHDNYETDIFIRLIEASKNLSGQASKEFQNSHRVIADHLRSTCFLIADGVLPSNEGRGYVLRRIMRRAMRHCHRLNPSKPLFYRLVPALLAEMSEAYPELERARSVITQTIENEEERFRETLATGLKILEGESKHIKNKTLSGEIAFKLYDTYGFPLDLTQDILREKGAKVDEVGFNQALEKQKEKARASWAGSGEASTENLWLELSKKLGATEFLGYSATKSSGDVIAIICNGEERKTISQSEGAIITNQTPFYAESGGQAGDKGIIKTDKGVFEVSDTKKLAGSLFVHFGKMISGEIKLHDIAKLEIDENRRSKIRKNHSATHILHAVLRNILGDFVTQKGSLVEADYLRFDFSYNKPLSDEEIKKIELEVNRIIAENSSVSTKIMKLEQAIDSGAMALFGEKYSDDVRVLSMGSGYSVELCGGTHIERTGDIGLFRITRESGVASGVRRIEAVTEVKALEFVYKKEEILNQISEKLKTSEAEISDKIEKLISERKEFEKQVSDLKKKIALGNSRENQSSQNEVEIINGVNFIAKKLEGIDAKDLRGIVDEIKTKHTSCVVFLVSENEGKVSVLAGVTNDLVSKISAVDIVKKSVEIMGGKGGGGRPDFAQGGTPNLDNYLEALGAVKGLIA, via the coding sequence ATGGCTACAAAAACACTTTCCTCAATTCGTTCTTCTTTCCTTGATTACTTCAAATCTAAGGGGCATTTGGTTTTGCCATCATCTCCACTTATTCCGCATAATGACCCCTCTTTAATGTTCACAAACGCTGGAATGGTGCAGTTTAAGAATGTTTTTGCAGGGCGTGAAGAAATAAAAGATAAGCAAGGTAAGGCTCACTTAAGAGCAACTACATCACAAAAATGCGTGAGGGCAGGGGGCAAGCATAATGATCTTGAGAATGTTGGTTATACCGCACGCCATCACACTTTTTTTGAGATGCTTGGAAATTTCAGCTTCGGTGATTATTTCAAAGATGATGCGATTTCTTTCGCTTGGGAATTTCTAACCAAAACAATTTCTCTACCTAAAGAAAAACTTTGCGTAACAATTTATCATAATGATGACGAGGCATTTAATATCTGGAAAAAGATTGGCGTTGCTGAAGATAAAATAATCCGAATTTCCTCTGATGATAATTTCTGGGCGATGGGTGATACTGGCCCTTGTGGCCCTTGTAGTGAGATATTTTTTGATCACGGAGATAAAGTTGCAGGTGACCCACCGGGTTCTGCTAATGCTGATGGTGATAGATTTGTTGAGATATGGAATCTAGTTTTTATGCAATATGAAAAACTAGAAAATGGTGATATGATAAACCTTCCAAAGCCTTGTATTGACACTGGTATGGGCTTGGAAAGGCTAACAACCGTTTTACAAAATGTTCACGATAATTATGAAACTGATATTTTCATTCGTTTAATTGAAGCGAGCAAAAATTTATCAGGGCAGGCTTCAAAAGAATTCCAAAATTCTCATAGGGTAATTGCTGATCATTTGCGATCAACTTGCTTCTTGATTGCTGATGGGGTGTTGCCTTCAAATGAAGGTAGGGGCTATGTTTTAAGAAGAATAATGCGTCGTGCGATGCGTCATTGTCATCGCCTGAATCCATCAAAACCCTTGTTTTACAGGCTAGTGCCAGCCTTGTTGGCTGAGATGAGTGAAGCCTACCCAGAGCTTGAAAGAGCAAGAAGTGTTATCACTCAAACGATTGAAAATGAGGAAGAAAGATTCAGAGAAACCTTAGCCACTGGCTTAAAAATTTTAGAAGGTGAATCAAAGCATATAAAAAACAAAACTCTTTCTGGTGAAATTGCTTTCAAGCTATATGACACATATGGCTTTCCGCTGGATTTAACGCAAGATATTCTGCGTGAAAAAGGTGCTAAAGTTGATGAAGTTGGTTTTAATCAAGCCCTAGAAAAGCAAAAAGAAAAAGCTCGTGCAAGTTGGGCTGGCAGTGGTGAAGCCTCAACAGAAAATCTCTGGCTTGAGCTTTCAAAAAAACTAGGTGCAACTGAGTTTCTTGGCTATTCCGCAACAAAATCTTCTGGTGATGTAATTGCGATAATTTGTAATGGCGAAGAAAGAAAAACTATTTCGCAAAGCGAAGGAGCAATTATCACAAATCAAACGCCATTCTATGCGGAATCTGGCGGGCAGGCTGGTGATAAAGGTATTATAAAAACTGATAAAGGCGTTTTTGAAGTTTCTGATACTAAAAAATTAGCAGGCTCACTTTTTGTTCATTTTGGAAAAATGATCTCTGGTGAAATAAAACTTCACGATATTGCAAAGCTTGAAATTGATGAAAATCGCCGAAGTAAAATTAGAAAAAATCACTCTGCAACTCATATTTTACACGCAGTTTTAAGAAATATTTTAGGTGATTTTGTTACGCAAAAAGGCTCATTAGTTGAAGCAGATTATCTAAGGTTTGATTTCTCTTATAATAAGCCACTTAGCGATGAAGAAATCAAAAAAATTGAACTAGAAGTTAATAGAATTATTGCTGAAAATAGCTCAGTTTCAACCAAAATTATGAAGTTGGAACAAGCAATTGATTCAGGTGCGATGGCTCTATTTGGTGAAAAATATTCTGATGATGTGCGTGTGCTTTCAATGGGTTCTGGCTACTCTGTTGAGTTATGTGGTGGCACTCATATTGAAAGAACGGGCGATATTGGCTTATTCCGCATTACTCGTGAGAGTGGTGTTGCCTCTGGCGTGAGGAGAATTGAAGCAGTTACTGAGGTAAAAGCATTAGAGTTTGTTTATAAAAAAGAGGAAATTCTCAACCAAATTTCTGAAAAATTAAAAACAAGCGAAGCAGAAATTTCAGATAAAATTGAAAAATTAATTAGCGAAAGAAAAGAATTTGAAAAACAAGTTTCTGATTTGAAAAAGAAGATTGCACTTGGTAACTCTAGAGAAAACCAATCTTCTCAAAATGAGGTTGAAATTATAAATGGCGTAAATTTCATCGCTAAAAAACTTGAAGGAATTGATGCAAAAGATTTAAGAGGAATTGTTGATGAAATAAAAACTAAACACACTTCGTGTGTAGTATTTTTAGTCTCTGAAAATGAGGGGAAAGTTTCAGTTTTAGCTGGCGTTACTAATGATTTAGTGAGTAAAATTTCAGCGGTTGATATTGTTAAAAAATCAGTTGAAATAATGGGCGGTAAAGGTGGTGGCGGCAGGCCAGATTTCGCACAAGGAGGCACTCCAAATCTGGATAATTACTTAGAGGCCTTAGGGGCGGTTAAGGGTTTAATTGCTTAG
- the nuoE gene encoding NADH-quinone oxidoreductase subunit NuoE, translating into MSSNFVKKDSSVFRFTPENLSKIENLIKKYPQGKQASAVLPVLDIAQRQNGNWLSVDAMNAVAELLNMPYIKVYEVATFYSMFNLKPVGKFFIQSCRTTPCWLRGSDNIKDLVKEKLGIGKGETTPDGLFTFTEVECLGACVNAPVVQINDDYYEDLNKEIFSNLIDDLKAGKKPKIGTQINRKNSAPEGSALL; encoded by the coding sequence ATGTCATCAAATTTTGTAAAAAAAGATTCTTCGGTTTTTAGGTTCACGCCTGAAAATTTAAGCAAAATAGAAAATCTTATTAAAAAATACCCTCAAGGTAAGCAAGCTTCTGCGGTTTTGCCAGTACTTGATATTGCCCAAAGGCAGAATGGAAATTGGCTTTCAGTTGATGCAATGAATGCTGTTGCTGAGCTACTAAATATGCCTTACATAAAAGTTTATGAAGTGGCAACTTTCTATTCAATGTTTAATCTCAAGCCAGTTGGAAAGTTTTTTATTCAATCTTGCAGAACAACGCCTTGCTGGCTTCGTGGCTCAGATAATATTAAAGATTTAGTGAAAGAAAAACTTGGAATTGGTAAAGGTGAAACCACACCTGATGGTCTATTTACCTTCACAGAAGTTGAGTGTTTAGGTGCTTGCGTTAATGCCCCTGTTGTGCAAATTAATGATGATTATTACGAAGATTTGAACAAAGAAATTTTTTCTAATCTGATTGATGATTTGAAGGCAGGTAAAAAACCAAAAATCGGCACGCAAATTAATCGTAAAAATTCTGCTCCTGAAGGTTCAGCTTTGTTATAA
- a CDS encoding beta-ketoacyl-ACP synthase III — translation MVSSIIKSVGSYLPSKILTNFDLEKIVETNNDWIIERTGIVKRHIADESELTSDLAVNAANNALNKAGLNPSDIDLIIVATTTPDNTFPATAVTIQNKLGIKTATAFDVQAVCAGFIYALATADSLIKNLGFKRALVIGAETMSRIVDWQDRNTCILFGDGAGAVILEKSEETNKGILSCSIYTDGTSKDILFADGGVSQNQKSGVVKMEGREVFKHAVTKLSEVTLEALNKANIKAEEIDWVIPHQANQRILDGVIKKLNIPQEKLISCVADHANTSAASIPLALDFAFNNGKIKKGNLIAMQAIGGGLAWGSVIARV, via the coding sequence ATGGTTTCTTCAATTATAAAATCGGTAGGCAGTTATTTACCAAGCAAAATCCTTACAAATTTTGACTTAGAAAAAATTGTTGAAACTAATAATGATTGGATAATTGAACGCACAGGAATTGTTAAAAGGCATATCGCTGATGAATCCGAACTAACTTCTGACTTAGCAGTAAATGCAGCCAATAACGCACTTAACAAGGCAGGGCTTAACCCTTCAGATATTGATTTAATAATTGTTGCAACCACAACACCTGATAATACATTTCCTGCAACTGCGGTTACTATTCAAAATAAACTCGGTATAAAAACCGCCACCGCTTTTGATGTGCAAGCGGTTTGTGCTGGTTTTATTTACGCACTCGCAACTGCGGATTCCCTCATTAAAAACCTAGGTTTTAAGCGTGCTTTAGTTATCGGTGCGGAAACTATGTCTCGTATAGTTGATTGGCAAGATAGAAATACTTGCATTTTATTTGGTGATGGTGCTGGTGCGGTAATTCTAGAAAAATCTGAAGAAACCAACAAAGGAATTCTCTCTTGTTCAATATATACTGATGGCACTTCCAAAGATATTTTATTTGCTGATGGTGGCGTTAGCCAAAATCAGAAATCAGGAGTTGTAAAAATGGAAGGTAGGGAAGTTTTCAAACACGCTGTAACAAAACTTTCTGAGGTTACTCTTGAGGCTTTAAATAAAGCAAATATTAAGGCAGAAGAAATTGATTGGGTGATTCCACATCAAGCAAATCAGCGTATTTTAGATGGCGTTATTAAAAAATTAAATATCCCTCAAGAGAAACTAATTTCTTGCGTTGCGGATCACGCAAATACATCTGCTGCTTCAATTCCACTTGCTTTAGATTTTGCTTTTAACAATGGTAAAATCAAAAAAGGCAATTTAATTGCAATGCAAGCTATCGGCGGCGGTCTTGCTTGGGGTAGCGTAATTGCTAGGGTTTAG
- a CDS encoding RlmE family RNA methyltransferase, whose amino-acid sequence MSDKKSKKTSLIKGGRAAENVRLRDKKKLKKSSQDWLERQINDPFVQQAKKDGYRSRAAYKLIEIDENFNILNGAKSVVDLGCAPGSWCQYASRKLGDKAKIVGVDLKEVDSIPNCILIKGDFTENEILADLLEKTNGKVDVVLSDMAPNSTGHSRTDHLQIMYLLELAIDFAVNNLKKNGSFVAKVLQGGAEKNLLDIAKKNFAKVKHYKPKASRQESAEMYIVATGFKF is encoded by the coding sequence ATGTCCGATAAAAAATCTAAAAAAACATCTCTTATAAAAGGTGGTAGGGCCGCTGAGAATGTTCGCTTGCGTGATAAGAAAAAGCTCAAAAAATCTTCACAAGATTGGCTAGAGAGGCAAATTAATGACCCGTTCGTTCAGCAAGCCAAAAAAGATGGTTATAGAAGCAGAGCTGCTTATAAACTGATAGAAATTGATGAGAATTTCAACATTCTTAATGGTGCAAAATCAGTGGTTGATTTGGGCTGTGCACCGGGTAGTTGGTGTCAATATGCTTCCAGAAAGCTCGGTGATAAAGCTAAAATTGTTGGCGTTGATTTGAAGGAAGTTGATTCCATTCCAAATTGCATTCTTATCAAAGGTGATTTTACTGAAAATGAAATTCTGGCGGATTTACTTGAAAAAACCAATGGCAAAGTTGATGTTGTGTTGAGTGATATGGCACCAAACTCAACGGGGCATTCACGCACAGACCATCTACAAATTATGTATTTACTAGAACTTGCTATAGATTTTGCGGTAAATAACCTTAAGAAAAATGGCTCATTTGTTGCAAAAGTTTTACAAGGCGGCGCTGAAAAAAACCTGCTTGATATTGCTAAGAAAAATTTTGCAAAAGTAAAACATTATAAACCTAAAGCCAGCCGCCAAGAATCCGCAGAAATGTATATAGTTGCAACTGGGTTTAAGTTTTAG
- a CDS encoding CTP synthase, translating into MSKTKYIFITGGVVSSLGKGIASASLGALLQARGYNVRLRKLDPYLNIDPGTMNPIQHGEVFVTDDGAETDLDLGHYERFTNVSARKSDSVTSGRIYSNLLAKERRGDYLGATVQVIPHVTNLIKEFITADVIGVDFLICEIGGTVGDIEALPFFEAIRQLGNELGEENTLYLHLTLVPYISAAKELKTKPTQHSVKELRSIGIQPDILLCRTEYPISQSDKQKIALFCNLKPERVIEARDIDSIYKVPTEYHKEGLDVQILKKFGLDFESKPNLAIWEEISEKISNPKDGEVCVAIVGKYTALADSYKSIMEALCHAGIANDVKVKVKWVNSRLFNDDNIAKEFEGVDAILVPGAFGNEGSEGKISSIKYARENKIPYFGICFGMQMAVIETARNVANIKDATSSEFTPAKDPLVGLMKEWQKGDEKETRSIGGNLGGTMRLGAYDCVIKEGSLAHKIYQSTEISERHRHRYEVNINYKEKLEACGMVFSGLSPDGKLPEIIELKNHPFFIAVQFHPELKSRPFAPHPIFKEFIKAAKK; encoded by the coding sequence ATGAGTAAAACAAAATACATATTCATAACTGGTGGGGTGGTTTCATCACTTGGGAAGGGCATTGCCTCTGCAAGCCTTGGGGCTTTGTTGCAGGCAAGGGGTTATAATGTTCGCCTTAGAAAACTTGATCCGTATCTTAATATTGACCCCGGCACAATGAATCCAATTCAGCACGGAGAGGTTTTTGTAACCGATGATGGTGCAGAAACAGATTTGGATTTAGGGCATTATGAGAGATTCACCAATGTTAGCGCAAGAAAAAGTGATAGCGTTACTTCTGGCAGAATTTACTCCAACCTACTCGCAAAAGAAAGGCGAGGGGATTATTTGGGTGCAACTGTTCAAGTTATTCCTCACGTTACAAATTTAATTAAAGAATTTATCACTGCTGATGTTATTGGCGTTGATTTTCTAATCTGTGAAATTGGAGGAACGGTTGGCGATATTGAGGCTTTGCCTTTCTTTGAAGCCATCAGGCAGCTTGGCAATGAGCTTGGTGAGGAGAACACTCTTTACCTTCATCTAACGCTTGTTCCTTATATTTCAGCCGCGAAAGAACTTAAAACCAAGCCAACACAACATTCAGTAAAAGAGCTTAGAAGCATTGGTATTCAGCCAGATATTTTACTTTGTAGAACCGAATACCCAATCTCACAATCTGATAAACAAAAAATCGCTTTGTTCTGTAACCTAAAGCCAGAGAGGGTTATAGAAGCCCGTGATATTGATAGCATATACAAAGTGCCAACGGAATATCACAAAGAAGGGCTTGATGTGCAGATTCTAAAAAAATTTGGTTTGGATTTTGAATCAAAGCCTAACCTTGCTATATGGGAAGAAATCTCAGAAAAAATCAGTAATCCTAAAGATGGCGAAGTATGTGTTGCGATAGTTGGTAAATATACTGCCCTTGCGGATTCCTATAAATCTATTATGGAAGCCCTTTGCCACGCTGGCATTGCCAATGATGTGAAGGTGAAAGTGAAGTGGGTTAATTCACGGCTTTTTAATGATGATAATATCGCAAAAGAATTTGAGGGTGTTGATGCAATTTTAGTGCCGGGGGCGTTTGGTAATGAAGGCTCTGAGGGTAAGATTTCCTCAATAAAATATGCTAGGGAAAATAAAATTCCATATTTTGGAATTTGTTTTGGAATGCAAATGGCAGTTATAGAAACCGCAAGAAATGTCGCAAATATTAAAGATGCAACTTCCTCTGAATTCACTCCAGCTAAAGACCCACTTGTAGGGCTAATGAAAGAATGGCAAAAAGGTGATGAGAAGGAAACCCGTTCAATCGGTGGTAATCTAGGCGGAACAATGCGTTTAGGTGCTTATGATTGTGTTATAAAAGAGGGCAGTTTAGCCCATAAAATTTATCAAAGCACTGAAATTTCAGAAAGGCATCGCCATAGATATGAAGTGAATATTAATTATAAAGAGAAGCTAGAGGCTTGTGGAATGGTGTTTTCAGGCCTTTCACCAGATGGCAAGCTACCAGAAATTATTGAGTTAAAAAACCACCCATTTTTTATAGCAGTGCAATTTCACCCTGAGTTAAAATCAAGACCTTTCGCTCCACACCCAATTTTCAAAGAATTCATCAAAGCAGCTAAGAAGTAG